A stretch of DNA from Deltaproteobacteria bacterium:
ATGGCGACGATCTCCGACATTTGCTCTTCCATGCGTGTCCGATTGGTCTCATGAAGTTTTTCGGCAGATTCTATCATCGGAGCCGCGTGCTTATAATCCATCTCCTCCATGATATTTGCCGCCTCCACATTGATGCCTGTGATGGTCAAGGCAAAAATCTCTTTTGCATGTTTTTTGACCTCATCAAAATTTCCAACAATCTCTTCGATGATAGCCTTGTCGTCAGGGGTTAATTCCATCTGCCTGATTTTGGCAATCTGAGCCGCCAGTTTCCCTTCGAGATTGTCAAATTCTCCCTTGTATTTGGCATTGCCGGTAATGATGTAATCGTTCACCGGCATGACGAACTGGGAGGAAAGGATTTGGAGATCCGCAACCGTTTCCATGTCGAGAGCGCGTTTGTGGATAATATCTGTTCCTTTCCCCGTCCGCGTCAGCGCGTAGTAGGTGAAGGACCCCAAAATTATTAGGAGAATGATACCTGTCCCAAACCCCAAGACCAACTTCATCCCGATTTTTAAATTTTTCATAAATGCCTCCTGTTAGTCGTCAGTCGTCAGTTAAAAACCGATTTTAAATCTTCCCATCGCCACAACCGCGTTCCGCAGGGCCGGATTAGCCCCCGGATTTAAAATTATTTGGAGATCAGGTTGAACAGTCAGCCACGGGGCTACCTATGCCCGATAAGTCATCTCCAACGTGGTTTCGGCGGCATCGCGTCTGCCACCTACACGCAGTTTGTCACTGATAGAAGCATGAGCAACGGCCAGTCCGACGACATCGTTATTGCGTGTTGGAATCAATCCTTTGTAATGAACTCCGCCACCGACATAAAAATCAACCTCGTTGCGATCATCGGGTTCAGCGCCAATTTGAAAAAAAACACCGAGTCCTTGATCTCCCTTTTTTCGATAGATCATTTGATCGGCAACAAAATACCCGCCATAATCTCCATTGTGTTGAACAGGATTGCCGGAGGCATCGGTGTCGGTAACATCGTTAAATTTCGCCGTGTGATACCATGCACCCAATTTATAACTTCCGGGCAGGGTGGGACTGTCTTCGTGATTTCCAAAGAGAATGCCCGTTTCGTAAATGGTCATGGCCCCTTCTTCGGAAGAAAGGTTCCATTGAGTACCTGTTGAATTTTCTTCAATCGTGCCCGGATTTCCGTCATAGGCGGCGGCCATCAGATAAAAGTGTTCATTGGGTTTCCATTTAAGTCGCACTGCCAAAGTTGTGGCGGGAAATATCGAAACCGGCACAT
This window harbors:
- a CDS encoding carbohydrate porin, whose product is MHDPILTTQYDTTTDFWKRNHLTGDWGGTRSKLEEKGLTFGFVYKGEFVGNTRGGLKKGATYLENMDMMAKFETEKAGWWNGGTFFVCGLANYSGNPSVHFIGDLQRVSNIEATKTIRLYELWYEQSLFHDTFFALMGQHDLNSESEFDVTKYGRDFLNSSFGVQASISANVPVSIFPATTLAVRLKWKPNEHFYLMAAAYDGNPGTIEENSTGTQWNLSSEEGAMTIYETGILFGNHEDSPTLPGSYKLGAWYHTAKFNDVTDTDASGNPVQHNGDYGGYFVADQMIYRKKGDQGLGVFFQIGAEPDDRNEVDFYVGGGVHYKGLIPTRNNDVVGLAVAHASISDKLRVGGRRDAAETTLEMTYRA